One window of Arcobacter sp. CECT 8983 genomic DNA carries:
- a CDS encoding (2Fe-2S)-binding protein — translation MAKSFPHSFEVCKCKHVTLGEVIHSIKERDAKSIEEIGKLTDAGTCCKCCQSSKKDFGTEKMELYLEEIANKFIK, via the coding sequence ATGGCTAAAAGCTTTCCACACTCTTTTGAAGTATGTAAATGTAAACATGTTACTTTAGGAGAAGTAATACATTCAATTAAAGAAAGAGATGCAAAAAGTATAGAGGAAATAGGTAAACTAACAGATGCAGGTACATGTTGTAAATGTTGTCAAAGTAGTAAAAAAGACTTTGGAACAGAAAAAATGGAATTATATTTAGAAGAAATAGCAAATAAGTTTATAAAATAA
- a CDS encoding (2Fe-2S)-binding protein — MLKEFSLDYEVCNCLKVSISDIIDSIENKNVKSLRDLQEVTKAGTECRHCIFSEGDFGKIKKKIYCKTILNEVLNG; from the coding sequence GTGTTAAAAGAGTTTTCTTTGGATTATGAGGTTTGTAACTGTTTGAAAGTTTCTATAAGTGATATTATAGACTCAATTGAAAATAAAAATGTAAAATCTTTGAGAGATTTACAAGAAGTTACAAAAGCTGGAACTGAATGTAGGCATTGTATCTTCTCAGAAGGTGACTTTGGAAAAATTAAAAAGAAAATTTATTGTAAAACTATATTAAATGAGGTATTAAATGGCTAA
- a CDS encoding NAD+ synthase, with product MINWKNIKEQLQEFLKEELSKTGLTKVTVGLSGGLDSAVVAILCKETFGDNMSCVLMPSQFSSKESIEDAVELCEKFNIKYEIKSIAPMVEAYIQNMDEDKLRIGNFSARMRMSVLYDTSSRDNSIVVGTSNKSELLLGYGTIFGDIACAINPIGEMYKSDEFEFAKFLGVTDSIINKKPSADLWEGQSDEEELGYSYSQMDEVLKFLVDENKTKEELISLGYDEKLIDLLNYRMKANAFKGKLPVIAKIKWS from the coding sequence TTGATTAATTGGAAAAATATAAAAGAACAATTACAAGAGTTTTTGAAAGAAGAACTTAGTAAAACTGGATTAACTAAAGTTACAGTAGGGCTATCAGGTGGTTTAGACTCTGCAGTTGTTGCAATACTTTGTAAAGAAACTTTTGGTGACAATATGAGTTGTGTGTTAATGCCTTCTCAATTTTCATCTAAAGAGAGTATTGAAGACGCAGTAGAACTTTGTGAGAAATTTAATATAAAATATGAAATAAAATCTATAGCTCCTATGGTAGAAGCTTATATCCAAAATATGGATGAAGATAAGCTTAGAATAGGTAATTTTAGTGCTAGAATGAGAATGTCTGTTTTATATGATACTTCATCAAGAGATAACTCAATAGTAGTAGGTACATCAAATAAAAGTGAACTTTTACTTGGATATGGAACTATTTTTGGTGATATTGCATGTGCAATAAATCCAATTGGAGAAATGTATAAAAGTGATGAATTTGAGTTTGCAAAATTCCTTGGTGTAACAGATTCAATTATAAATAAAAAGCCAAGCGCAGATCTTTGGGAAGGTCAAAGTGATGAAGAGGAACTAGGGTACTCTTATTCACAAATGGATGAAGTATTAAAGTTTTTAGTTGATGAAAATAAAACAAAAGAGGAATTAATTTCTTTAGGTTATGATGAAAAACTAATTGATTTATTAAATTATAGAATGAAAGCAAATGCATTTAAGGGTAAATTACCTGTAATAGCAAAAATAAAATGGAGTTAA
- a CDS encoding TerB family tellurite resistance protein encodes MKLIFLLFVGIVLYFIAKNYKTEKFENIKLNVKEKFTGDLMNHEAGLLIALMAKVAKADGQVSELEAEMLKHTFNDISRHFENSEDIREKLKEIYQKEKESFDNTINICEKLYKITKHDYQKRVKIVEYLLNLAFIDKEFSQTEFMITEDISNALQVKKADFENLVNKFESFYREQKANETLSLEKAYEVLEASESDDNNILKKKYRKLVKQHHPDIVAGRGESQDIIDEATRKLQEINEAYEIIKKHRGI; translated from the coding sequence TACTTTATTGCAAAAAACTACAAAACAGAAAAGTTTGAAAATATTAAGTTAAATGTAAAAGAGAAATTTACTGGTGATTTAATGAATCATGAAGCGGGTCTTTTAATAGCTCTTATGGCAAAAGTTGCAAAAGCAGATGGACAAGTAAGTGAACTTGAAGCAGAAATGTTAAAACATACTTTCAATGATATTTCAAGACATTTTGAAAATAGTGAAGATATTAGAGAAAAGCTAAAAGAGATATACCAAAAAGAGAAAGAGAGTTTTGATAATACTATTAATATATGTGAAAAATTATACAAAATAACAAAACATGACTACCAAAAGCGTGTTAAAATAGTAGAATACCTTTTAAACTTGGCATTTATAGATAAAGAGTTTTCACAGACTGAATTTATGATTACAGAAGATATTTCAAATGCTTTACAAGTAAAAAAAGCAGATTTTGAAAATCTTGTTAATAAATTTGAGAGTTTCTATCGAGAACAAAAAGCAAATGAAACTTTATCTTTAGAAAAGGCATATGAAGTTTTAGAAGCAAGTGAAAGTGATGATAATAATATTTTAAAGAAAAAATATAGAAAACTTGTTAAACAACATCATCCAGATATCGTAGCTGGACGAGGGGAAAGCCAAGATATTATTGATGAAGCAACAAGAAAACTTCAAGAAATAAATGAAGCCTATGAAATAATAAAAAAACATAGGGGAATATAA
- a CDS encoding DegT/DnrJ/EryC1/StrS aminotransferase family protein has protein sequence MRDIPFYQTSIAEEELDQIKAVLAQDKDTNKVLELEDNISNFVGAKYAVATCNATAAIHLALSAIKLKRGDKILMSVNSFVNVPEVVRHFDAEPIFIDINTEDMNIDVNKFEKALAENKTKKLRGAIITFVAGQTPDLDRIYDIAQEYGIILIEDATCALGVTYNDETVGSLRADMTIFSTNPSNGKYSESRSGMIVTNNEEIAERARLLRTHAITTTYDDFGNLDYIYDVVDIGHKYDISELDAAFSLAQLKKTNKFIKRRKEIAKIYKDRLSDIKHVTIPQHKDEHIFTQFIIKISRNRDAFARALKERGVATGLNYIPLHLLSYYKNKYSIKITAYSSALTSYQQILSIPMYPGLTDDEVNYICDQIIEIAAEWI, from the coding sequence ATGAGAGATATACCTTTTTACCAAACATCAATTGCAGAAGAAGAATTAGATCAAATTAAGGCAGTATTAGCACAAGATAAAGATACTAACAAAGTACTTGAATTAGAAGATAATATTTCAAATTTTGTTGGTGCTAAATATGCTGTTGCTACTTGTAATGCTACAGCAGCTATTCACTTAGCTCTTAGTGCAATAAAACTTAAAAGAGGTGATAAGATTTTAATGTCTGTTAACTCTTTTGTTAATGTACCAGAAGTAGTAAGACACTTTGATGCTGAGCCAATTTTTATTGATATCAATACAGAAGATATGAATATCGATGTTAATAAGTTTGAAAAAGCACTTGCTGAAAATAAAACAAAAAAATTAAGAGGTGCTATTATAACTTTTGTTGCAGGTCAAACTCCAGACTTAGACAGAATTTATGATATTGCTCAAGAGTATGGAATTATTCTTATTGAAGATGCTACTTGTGCATTAGGTGTAACATACAATGATGAAACTGTAGGAAGCTTAAGAGCTGATATGACGATTTTTTCTACAAACCCATCAAATGGTAAATATTCTGAAAGTAGATCAGGTATGATTGTTACAAATAATGAAGAGATAGCAGAAAGAGCAAGACTTCTACGAACTCATGCTATTACTACTACATATGATGATTTTGGAAACTTAGACTATATTTATGATGTAGTTGATATTGGACATAAATATGATATCTCTGAATTAGATGCAGCTTTTTCTTTAGCTCAATTAAAAAAGACTAATAAATTTATAAAAAGAAGAAAAGAAATTGCAAAAATCTATAAAGATAGATTATCTGATATTAAACATGTAACTATTCCTCAACATAAAGATGAGCATATTTTTACTCAATTTATTATCAAAATTTCAAGAAATAGAGATGCTTTTGCAAGAGCATTAAAAGAAAGAGGAGTTGCAACTGGATTAAACTATATTCCTTTACATCTTTTATCTTACTATAAAAATAAATACTCTATTAAGATTACTGCATATAGTTCTGCATTAACTTCTTATCAACAAATTTTATCTATTCCTATGTATCCAGGTTTAACTGATGATGAAGTTAATTATATTTGTGATCAAATTATTGAGATTGCAGCTGAGTGGATTTAA